A stretch of DNA from Deltaproteobacteria bacterium:
ATCTACACTTCGTATAAAGACCGCTCGCCAAACCTTTACCATTTTGAATTGTACAGCGGCAAAGAAGCGAAATGGGCAGCACGCAATGGTAAATATTTGAGCGGCAAGCTGTCACCCGACGGTCAGCATGTGGCTGCAACGTTGGAGGTCGGTGGTAACACCAACCTTGTGTTGCTGGATCGCAACGGCAATCCCATCCGTCAGCTCACCAGTGATCCGGGCATTGAAGTGTCGCCGTCTTGGTCGCCAGACAGCAAGCAGTTGGTTTTCGTCTCGGATCGCGCCGGCTCGCCGCAGCTCTATGTTTTCGAACTGGCCAGCGGCAAATCGCGGCGGCTGACCTATTCCGGCAACTATAATACTGCGCCTGAATGGTCGCCGCGCGGCGATCGGATTGCGTACACGGGGCGGGTCGGCAGCCGTTTTGCGATTTTTACCATCAGCGCCGAGGGCGGTGAGCCACGCAAGTTGACCTCCGAAGCGGCCGATAGCGAAGATCCGACCTGGTCGCCGGATGGCCGGTTTATCGCCTTCTCTTCGAATCGCGCCGGCAGGAGGCATCTCTATGTCATGCAGTCGAGCGGGGACAATCAGCGACGTTTGACAGGCTCTGACGGCGATGATACAAAACCGAGCTGGTCCCCGCGCTTAGAATAGTTTATTAATTTATCAGTTCATATTCCTATTGTCCTTAACGTGATGTTTACGGAGGGACCCATTCATGACGCAATTTAAAATGTCGTGCTACCTGTTCGCAGGAGCGCTTTTTCTCGCCGCGGGATGCGCTCCGAGCACCACCTCTCGACCCGATACTTCGATAACCCCCGGGGCGCCTGCGACGGGAGCAGGTGGCAGCAAGAGCGGTAGCGTCGGCGAAGGGCAACGTGGCGCAACCAAAGAATCCAACACTGGGCCGACTGCTTCGAGCCTCGATCAGCTGCGGGAAGGCAAGTCGAGCGCTACGGCTCCGACGAGCCCACTTAAAGATGTTTACTTCGACTACGATCGTTACGATCTGCGCGGCGATGCGCGCGAGACGCTTAGGGTCAACGCCGACTGGCTGAAAAGCAACCCGGCGGCGCGGGTCGAGATCGAAGGTCATTGCGACGACCGCGGCACTAACGAATATAACCTAGCCTTGGGCGCCAAGCGGGCCCAGTCCGCCAAGGACTATTTGGCTACGTTGGGTATCTCGGCCGAGCGTCTCTCGACGATCAGCTACGGGGCGGAGATTCCGGTTTGCAAAGACCAAAGCGAAGGCTGCTGGCGGCAAAATCGCCGAGCTCGCTTTGTGGTTCTACCAGCTAGGCCGGCATCCTGAGCGATTTCAATGCGAGAACAACCATGAATCAACGAACCATCATCGTTGCGCTTGTGCTCGCGGGCGGATTCTTCGGCTGCGTTCATCCGCAACAACTCGAAATCATCGAGCGTGAACAACGGCGCCTGCGCAGCGACATCGGCGCGGTGCAAACCGAGTTGGAGTCGGTGCGCGGCAATCTCGCCGACACGCGGGCGAATATGCAGCCCATGCAGCGCGATTTGAATGCCGTCAAAGAGCGGATTGAGGAAGCGAGTGTGAAGATGGGCAAGCAGATCGGCCAGTCGAGTCGTGAGGGCGATCAGCGAGTTAAGAGTTTAGAAGCACGGCTGGCGAAACTGGAGGAAGAGTCCAAAACCCAGGCCGAGTTACTCAAAAGCCGCGACGAGGAAATCAAGAAACTAAAAGAGGCCGCTGCGCAGGAAGCTCAGAAGGTGGCAAGCGCGCCGTCGCCCAGCGAAGGGCTCGCGGAGGCCAGCAAAGCCGAAAATGAAGCGGTGCGCAAAGACTATGAAACCGCCTGGTCAGCCTTCGATAAAAAAGATTACAAGGCCGCGGCGGGTCGGTTCCGCGAGTTCGTCAAGAAAAATCCCAAAAGCAAGCTTGCCGGTAACGCTCAATACTGGCTCGGCGAGTCACATTACGGGCTGCGCGAGTTCGATCAGGCGATCATCGAGTTCGATGCGGTGCGCCGGCGCTTTCCGCAAAGCGAAAAAGTTCCCGCGGCCCTGCTGAAGCAAGGCTTTGCCTTCGCTGAGTTGGGCGAGAAGCTGAACGCCCGGCTGGTCCTCCAAGAGGTGGTGGAAAAATATCCGCAGGCGCCCGAGGCGGCGCGGGCCAAGCAGCGGCTCAAATCCCTCGAATCTTAACAGCACACCCGGGGCGAACGCCGGTGTGGTTTGGCATCGGCTCGACAGGTGCGCGGTTTTCGATTACGACTCATGCTGATGCAAATCGTTCGTGACATCCGCGCCGGGGGGCTGTCGCTTTCCGGCTCCGTTGTGACCTTAGGAAACTTCGATGGTGTCCATGTCGGCCACCAAGCGTTGCTGCAAAATACCATCGGCGATGCGCGCGCCCAAAACGTGCCGGCGGTGGTGTTCACTTTCGATCCGCATCCGCTGCGTTTCTTTGCGCCTGAGCGCGCGCCGAAATTGTTGTTGGCGATGGACGATAAGATGGCGCTGTTTGAGTCGGCGGGCATCGATCTTACGGTGCTCCAATTATTCGACGCTGGTTTCGCTAATATGGCCGCTGTGGATTTCGTCCGTTCGGTTCTGCTGAAAGATCTCAAGCTGCGAAAAATCTGGGCGGGTAGAGACCTGCGCTTCGGCAAGGCGCGGTTGGGCACGGTCGATGCTCTCCAGGTTTGGGGGCGCGAGTTGGGCTTCGAGGTTGGCACGGTGGATCCGGTGTTGATCGGCGGAGAGCGAGTGAGCAGCTCGCGTATTCGCGAGTTGATCGACGCTGGGCGAGTCGATGAAGCAGCGCCCTTGCTCGGGCGTTATCATTTCGTATCCGGCAAAGTCGTTGCCGGCGCGCGGCGTGGCCGCCAGTTGGGCTTTCCGACGGCCAACATTGAAAGCCGCACCGAGGTGCTGCCCGCGGACGGCATCTATGCGACTTTTATCGAGGTGGCGGGGCAGCGTTGGCCAAGCGCGAGCAGCATCGGTCACAACCCGACCTTCGGCGCGGGACCGAGGACAGTGGAAACTTTCATCTTTGATTTTGACCGCGACATCTACAATCAAGAAGTAAAGCTTTGCTTCGTCAAACGATTGCGCGGCGAAGAGAACTTTCCGTCTGTGGAAGCTTTAATTGGGCAAATCGAGCGCGACGTCAGCGCCGCCAAGGCGATTCTCACCCAAGGTAGCTGAGGCGATCATGCACGTCGTCACGGTGCCTGCCAACGCCGATGGTATGCGGCTCGACCGCTTTCTGACCGAGTACTTCGAAGAGTCAGAGCCGGCGTCGACCAGCCGTGCCGCGGTGCAGAAGTTGATCGCCGGGGGGTTGGTAAAACTCAACAAGCAGACGGTGAAGCCAAGTGCGCGGTTGCGCCCTGCGGACCTGGTCGAGATCGGCAAACTGGCCGCAAACCCATCGTCCCTGGCGGCGCAGGATCTGCCCCTCGCGGTTTTGTTTGAAGACCCGGATATTATCGTCGTCAATAAAGCAGCGGGAATGGTCGTGCATCCCGCGGCCGGTCAGACCGAGGGCACTTTGGTCAACGCACTGCTGCATCACTGCCCAAGCCTGGAAGGTATCGGCGGCGAGCGGCGTCCCGGTATCGTCCATCGTCTCGACAAGGATACTTCTGGCGTCATGGTGGTGGCGAAGAACGCTTCAGCATTGGAGAGTCTGGCGCGCCAGTTTCGCGAGCGTACCGTAGCAAAGGAGTACCTTGCGCTGGTCTGGGGCTGGCTGCCAGGGGAGCGAGGCACGGTC
This window harbors:
- a CDS encoding bifunctional riboflavin kinase/FAD synthetase codes for the protein MLMQIVRDIRAGGLSLSGSVVTLGNFDGVHVGHQALLQNTIGDARAQNVPAVVFTFDPHPLRFFAPERAPKLLLAMDDKMALFESAGIDLTVLQLFDAGFANMAAVDFVRSVLLKDLKLRKIWAGRDLRFGKARLGTVDALQVWGRELGFEVGTVDPVLIGGERVSSSRIRELIDAGRVDEAAPLLGRYHFVSGKVVAGARRGRQLGFPTANIESRTEVLPADGIYATFIEVAGQRWPSASSIGHNPTFGAGPRTVETFIFDFDRDIYNQEVKLCFVKRLRGEENFPSVEALIGQIERDVSAAKAILTQGS
- the ybgF gene encoding tol-pal system protein YbgF, which produces MNQRTIIVALVLAGGFFGCVHPQQLEIIEREQRRLRSDIGAVQTELESVRGNLADTRANMQPMQRDLNAVKERIEEASVKMGKQIGQSSREGDQRVKSLEARLAKLEEESKTQAELLKSRDEEIKKLKEAAAQEAQKVASAPSPSEGLAEASKAENEAVRKDYETAWSAFDKKDYKAAAGRFREFVKKNPKSKLAGNAQYWLGESHYGLREFDQAIIEFDAVRRRFPQSEKVPAALLKQGFAFAELGEKLNARLVLQEVVEKYPQAPEAARAKQRLKSLES
- the pal gene encoding peptidoglycan-associated lipoprotein Pal, whose amino-acid sequence is MSCYLFAGALFLAAGCAPSTTSRPDTSITPGAPATGAGGSKSGSVGEGQRGATKESNTGPTASSLDQLREGKSSATAPTSPLKDVYFDYDRYDLRGDARETLRVNADWLKSNPAARVEIEGHCDDRGTNEYNLALGAKRAQSAKDYLATLGISAERLSTISYGAEIPVCKDQSEGCWRQNRRARFVVLPARPAS
- a CDS encoding RluA family pseudouridine synthase, with translation MHVVTVPANADGMRLDRFLTEYFEESEPASTSRAAVQKLIAGGLVKLNKQTVKPSARLRPADLVEIGKLAANPSSLAAQDLPLAVLFEDPDIIVVNKAAGMVVHPAAGQTEGTLVNALLHHCPSLEGIGGERRPGIVHRLDKDTSGVMVVAKNASALESLARQFRERTVAKEYLALVWGWLPGERGTVDRAVGRHRSDRKKMSSLFALPHKRNAVTEWQVEARFRLGGEAMSLLRLKPHTGRTHQLRVHMADMKFPLVGDAVYGGKAFQNKNKEV